In a genomic window of Bemisia tabaci chromosome 1, PGI_BMITA_v3:
- the LOC109042827 gene encoding retrovirus-related Pol polyprotein from transposon gypsy, whose protein sequence is MPDVLFNAIIVYPSTYWLFANLGLPLSRSRFKEPSDLKEKTLTRVANEIFSPFIRLVSKDTHLYFCQFAQDNITSVPCHLISQVNQSFLLKFNAHDQITLLPNFKCLELKHPHTSLSLCDAEFRSIILSFMSSKRNSKLCNQPSFPLTAPSDTCCTVMKDNDHFLLQEEPSPNVIKGKATSPFVLCSVSGHQCSALADTGSEVTLVSSAFFDQLQEATKAQLPVLPVTNLYIKGVTGVKSTKVTRQTYLQIQFNGKSFPFPALIIPNVNSSFILGMDFFTKYEAKLDIKNGTLELDNGAVQVPYVKFSGNEGGPMPSGVSTVTLGPHLPPNRKVTVLADSHGAEMYNHLKQLLPSTVDLQVLYYPGETFNSVLRNVNSKNLRFHKDDILIVIAGSNNLSPSISISKSKSQFDLSGLKSLENEVIICEIFPRYDLKGNESIAAPINLHLRSQLAEKKNIQFLKSSSVLERRHFTRHGLHLNSIGKRALSWEISEVCRKISAPSEPSAGLQLAVRRITTVNAFTSLAYSEILVNAVKQPEPTLPFVKPPMDNPDDHHPTYDQIREKIGRLDIVPEEKNALIEVLYVYRRAFSDSPGLCRTFTAHLRLKNSEPFVKRSYPIPFSKLEAVRKEIQRMLTLGIIERSSSPYSNPIVPVGKKDGAIRVCLDARTLNSRLISDAECPELIDVILARFSNPQYISTLDCTASFWQILLDPDSRDPTSFNFEGRNYRFCRLPFGLNVSMQIFIKALDTVLGPETHSFLSKYVDDLKVVSPTFSEHLRHLAHVFGASIDAGITFKFLKCGFLEPETDFLGFILSKKGILKDPRKLEAISQYPKPTNVKALQAFLGLVNFYRKFHDTYSELVSPLFHLLRKDVAWRWGEAEEDAFNKVKQVFTEKVVLCYPIHGHPYHLNTDSSLNAISGELYQIDEEGYRRPIAYYSRCLTQCERRYTTTEQELLSIVACCQKFSQLILGYRVVVESKVLVETDHHSLTFLNNCHLSTGRLTRWALFLQQFNLEVKHVKGSENIAADTLSRYPPDYHLLPPNNLEINVNLSRVFSPDMRSDLLKQIPKLTLSDPRYGKIFQEVQEQKEKKSLYIIHDNALFLKDKKTAQHLLCIPVSLEEEVVNLTHAFLGHLGSRKVHNYLKHRAVFPQMKRKIKAVVKACIDCQQSKVANEKIYAPLIPVLATSNLALLSVDLFGPLPRAFGNFVHILVCLDVFSKYIRLIPLRRATAVVVTRHFISDFVEIEGVPVQVVADRGPAFHSKYWDSELKKLNIKPRHSSPWHPQSNPVERYMRTLGALFRIYCHDKHRNWIRFLKFFESCLNMSVNESTGFTPLEIFKGESPQNFLQNFITFPPQAPTTSQAEKFALVNINLSKSAARRQKRHGPTDTETPFKVGVKVLLKTHHLSNAFYGEIKKFFRLYDGPYIITRVVGSNAFELKDPKTDEIKGVYNLVNLRKLCE, encoded by the coding sequence ATGCCAGATGTTCTGTTTAACGCTATCATTGTATATCCATCAACCTATTGGTTATTTGCCAACCTCGGTCTACCTCTGTCCCGTAGCCGATTTAAGGAGCCCTCTGATTTGAAGGAAAAGACCCTTACCCGAGTGGCTAACGAAATATTCTCACCATTTATTAGACTTGTCTCAAAAGACACACACCTGTATTTTTGTCAGTTTGCTCAGGATAACATAACAAGTGTGCCATGTCACCTAATCTCGCAGGTAAATCAATCATTTTTGTTAAAGTTTAACGCACATGATCAAATAACATTGCTGCCAAACTTCAAGTGCCTCGAATTAAAACACCCGCACACAAGCCTGTCACTGTGTGACGCAGAATTCAGGTctataattttaagttttatgtcttccaaaagaaattcaaaactaTGTAACCAACCCTCATTTCCATTAACTGCTCCATCTGATACTTGTTGTACTGTGATGAAGGATAATGATCATTTTTTACTGCAGGAAGAGCCCTCACCTAATGTTATCAAAGGAAAAGCGACTTCACCCTTTGTACTATGTTCTGTCAGTGGCCATCAGTGTTCAGCGTTAGCTGATACTGGGAGTGAGGTCACGTTGGTCAGCTCTGCCTTCTTCGACCAGTTGCAGGAAGCAACCAAAGCTCAGTTGCCCGTCCTCCCGGTAACTAATCTCTACATCAAAGGCGTGACTGGTGTGAAGTCAACTAAGGTCACTCGGCAGACGTATCTCCAGATCCAGTTTAATGGTAAATCGTTTCCATTCCCAGCCCTAATTATTCCTAATGTTAATTCTTCTTTTATTCTTGGAATGGACTTCTTCACAAAATATGAGGCAAAATTGGACATCAAAAATGGAACTTTAGAGCTTGATAATGGTGCTGTGCAGGTTCCATACGTTAAATTCAGTGGTAATGAAGGGGGACCCATGCCGAGCGGAGTATCAACCGTAACACTGGGACCACACCTTCCACCTAATAGAAAAGTGACTGTCCTTGCCGATAGCCATGGTGCCGAGATGTACAATCATCTAAAGCAACTCTTACCTAGTACGGTAGATCTGCAAGTGCTGTATTACCCGGGCGAAACTTTCAATTCAGTACTACGAAATGTAAATTCAAAAAACCTACGGTTCCACAAAGATGATATTTTAATTGTAATAGCAGGGAGCAATAACCTGTCTCCTTCGATTTCTATCTCAaaatcaaaaagtcaattcgaCTTATCTGGTCTTAAATCACTTGAAAATGAAGTGATCATTTGTGAAATCTTTCCCCGATATGATCTAAAAGGAAACGAATCTATAGCAGCGCCTATCAATCTTCACCTCAGATCGCAGTTAGCCGAGAAAAAGAACATTCAGTTTCTGAAATCCTCCTCGGTGTTAGAACGGCGTCACTTCACTCGGCATGGCCTGCACTTGAACTCCATTGGTAAACGCGCCCTCTCCTGGGAGATCTCCGAAGTGTGTAGAAAAATAAGCGCTCCATCAGAGCCGTCTGCAGGCTTGCAATTGGCCGTCCGTCGTATTACCACGGTTAATGCATTCACTTCTCTGGCCTACTCAGAAATTTTGGTAAATGCCGTCAAACAACCCGAACCTACATTGCCTTTTGTCAAACCTCCGATGGATAACCCTGATGATCACCATCCAACTTACGATCAGATAAGAGAGAAAATAGGAAGGCTGGATATAGTTCCAGAAGAGAAGAATGCATTGATTGAGGTACTCTACGTATATCGGAGAGCCTTCTCTGACTCACCTGGTTTATGTAGGACCTTCACAGCACACTTACGATTAAAAAACTCAGAACCTTTTGTCAAGCGGTCTTATCCCATTCCCTTTTCCAAACTAGAAGCTGTCCGCAAGGAAATACAACGAATGCTGACTTTGGGCATCATTGAGCGTTCCTCAAGTCCATATTCAAACCCTATTGTcccagtaggtaagaaagatgGAGCAATACGAGTATGCCTCGATGCTCGCACCCTGAACTCAAGACTGATATCGGATGCCGAGTGTCCAGAGTTGATAGATGTAATTCTAGCACGCTTCAGCAACCCCCAGTACATTTCCACCTTAGATTGTACGGCTTCCTTCTGGCAGATTTTATTAGACCCAGACAGTCGAGACCCAACTAGTTTTAATTTTGAGGGCAGGAACTATCGTTTTTGCAGGTTACCTTTCGGTCTTAATGTATCGATGCAGATTTTTATCAAAGCCCTAGATACTGTTCTCGGACCAGAAACCCACTCCTTTTTAAGTAAGTATGTCGACGACTTGAAGGTCGTATCCCCTACTTTCTCAGAACATCTTAGACATTTAGCCCATGTTTTCGGAGCCTCTATAGATGCTGGTAttacctttaaatttttaaaatgtggaTTTCTGGAGCCGGAAACTGACTTCTTGGGCTTCATTTTGTCGAAGAAGGGTATCTTAAAAGACCCTAGGAAGCTGGAAGCCATCTCTCAATACCCCAAGCCAACAAATGTAAAAGCTCTTCAAGCCTTCTTGGGCCTGGTCAATTTTTATCGCAAATTTCACGACACGTATTCAGAACTTGTGTCCCCGCTTTTCCATTTGCTTCGCAAAGACGTTGCGTGGCGGTGGGGAGAGGCAGAAGAAGACGCGTTTAATAAGGTTAAACAGGTATTCACCGAAAAAGTTGTCTTATGTTACCCCATCCATGGCCATCCCTATCATTTAAATACAGATTCGTCCCTCAATGCCATCTCGGGCGAACTCTATCAAATAGATGAAGAAGGATACAGACGGCCAATCGCCTATTACAGCCGTTGTCTCACGCAATGTGAGCGGCGGTATACCACGACTGAGCAGGAGTTGCTCAGTATCGTAGCTTGTTGCCAAAAGTTCTCGCAACTAATTCTAGGCTATAGAGTTGTGGTGGAGAGTAAAGTACTTGTAGAAACTGACCACCATTCCTTAACCTTTCTGAACAACTGCCACCTGTCCACTGGTCGCTTAACGCGGTGGGCCTTATTTTTGCAACAGTTTAATTTAGAAGTAAAACATGTTAAAGGCTCAGAAAACATTGCTGCTGATACCCTATCTCGCTACCCGCCTGACTATCATCTGCTACCTCCTAATAATCTTGAAATAAATGTTAACTTAAGTCGGGTATTCTCCCCTGACATGCGATCCGACTTATTGAAACAAATCCCTAAGCTGACTTTATCAGATCCTAGATATGGCAAAATTTTCCAAGAGGTCCAagaacaaaaagagaaaaaaagcttGTATATAATCCATGATAATGCTCTCTTCCTTAAAGATAAGAAAACGGCCCAACACTTGCTGTGCATTCCTGTTAGCTTAGAAGAAGAAGTTGTCAACCTAACTCATGCCTTTCTGGGCCATCTTGGGTCGCGCAAAGTACACAACTATCTGAAACATCGTGCTGTATTTCCccagatgaaaagaaaaattaaagctgTTGTGAAAGCTTGCATAGATTGCCAACAGAGCAAAGTAGCGAATGAAAAAATTTACGCCCCCTTGATACCAGTACTAGCAACATCAAACTTGGCCCTATTATCCGTTGATCTTTTTGGTCCCCTGCCGAGGgcttttggaaattttgtccATATCTTAGTGTGCCTGGATGTATTTTCCAAATATATCCGCCTAATCCCGCTTAGAAGGGCCACAGCAGTCGTGGTAACACGTCATTTTATCTCtgattttgttgaaattgaaggAGTTCCAGTACAAGTTGTGGCAGACCGCGGGCCTGCATTCCATTCTAAATATTGGGACTCTGAGCTTAAGAAACTGAATATTAAACCTAGACATTCATCCCCATGGCATCCTCAGTCAAATCCAGTGGAAAGATACATGAGGACCTTGGGAGCGCTCTTTCGGATATACTGCCATGATAAACACCGTAATTGGATCCGCTTTCTTAAATTCTTTGAATCTTGTCTCAATATGAGTGTCAATGAAAGCACAGGGTTTactccccttgaaatttttaagggcgAATCGCCCCAAAACTTCCTTCAGAATTTCATCACATTCCCACCTCAGGCCCCAACCACCTCCCAAGCGGAAAAGTTTGCCCTGGTTAATATAAATTTGTCAAAAAGTGCTGCAAGAAGACAAAAACGCCATGGCCCAACTGATACTGAAACTCCATTCAAAGTTGGGGTTAAAGTCCTCTTAAAAACCCATCACCTTTCAAATGCCTTCTATGGCGAGATAAAAAAGTTCTTTCGACTGTATGACGGCCCATACATCATCACCCGAGTAGTAGGTTCCAATGCCTTTGAACTAAAAGACCCAAAAACTGATGAGATTAAAGGTGTATATAATCTGGTCAACCTGCGCAAGCTCTGCGAGTAG
- the LOC140226066 gene encoding uncharacterized protein, producing the protein MPRPNSPVFVFSGPEPSFNPRPRVIPMGFRDGNQEELSNDNGRGHLSFDAQPDNLSDQQLLLQELRNLRITMDSKIESLKSEIPVIVKGEMERNSSGSFQAPSPIRSLSNQSLVSMAQAPETQPQLNNSEATPRSFYYKVSPKDITPYNGDDEKVSPSEFVKSLDDFFIEARMSDTRKVAQAGRLLEGSAATWFRAYQSQIIDYSDFKSKFFHYFWSESKQAEIRASIYVPNQFRPEQGSMTNHFLGKVRKARSLDEPISDKAIISAVLQHFPHDVQWALIHSNANTVDLMIEKLRELDRIRPSSAAPFNRRNTQTGQNNQHAQNVRTMFTEPSLIHGTQPLSADNLN; encoded by the coding sequence ATGCCGAGGCCGAATAGTCCAGTGTTTGTGTTCAGTGGTCCCGAACCCTCTTTCAACCCAAGGCCTAGGGTCATACCAATGGGGTTTAGAGACGGAAACCAGGAAGAACTGTCAAACGATAACGGGAGGGGTCACTTATCATTTGATGCCCAACCTGACAACTTATCTGACCAGCAGCTACTCCTCCAGGAGCTGCGCAACCTCCGCATCACTATGGATTCAAAAATAGAGTCCTTGAAATCAGAAATTCCTGTTATAGTTAAGGGAGAAATGGAGAGAAATAGTTCTGGTTCGTTCCAGGCACCTAGTCCGATCCGGTCTCTCTCGAATCAATCTTTGGTTTCTATGGCTcaggctcctgaaactcaaccGCAATTAAATAACAGTGAGGCTACGCCCAGGTCATTTTATTACAAGGTTAGCCCCAAAGACATCACCCCATATAACGGAGATGACGAAAAAGTCAGCCCGTCTGAATTTGTTAAGTCTCTGGACGACTTCTTTATTGAGGCTCGGATGTCTGATACTCGTAAGGTGGCTCAGGCGGGTCGCCTTCTCGAGGGAAGTGCCGCTACCTGGTTTAGGGCCTATCAAAGCCAAATAATAGATTACTCTGATTTCAAAAGTAAGTTCTTTCACTATTTCTGGAGCGAGAGCAAGCAGGCGGAAATTAGGGCCTCCATTTACGTCCCAAACCAGTTTCGCCCTGAACAGGGGTCAATGACGAATCATTTCCTAGGGAAAGTGAGGAAGGCCAGGTCCCTTGATGAGCCTATATCAGATAAGGCAATTATTAGTGCGGTATTACAACATTTCCCGCATGATGTCCAGTGGGCCCTAATCCACTCGAATGCGAACACTGTAGACCTGATGATCGAGAAACTGCGGGAGCTGGACCGTATACGCCCTTCCTCTGCAGCCCCATTTAATAGGCGCAATACTCAAACGGGCCAAAATAATCAGCACGCCCAAAATGTAAGAACCATGTTTACTGAACCAAGCTTAATTCACGGGACCCAGCCTTTGTCAGCCGATAATTTAAACTGA